The following nucleotide sequence is from Staphylococcus chromogenes.
CTTTTTATTCATCTTGCATTCCTCCATACGTAAAAATATTTTTAGATAAGTAACGGTCGCTTCCATCTGGAAAAACAACGACAATCTTTCCTTTTTCGAGTCGTTTCGCTGTTTGAAGTGCCCCCTCTAGTGCCGCTCCTGAAGAACTGCCTACGAGTAATCCTTCATAGCGCGCCAAATCTTTCACATGTTGGAAAGCTTTGGCATCGGAAACCACTTCGACAGCATCAATCCACTCTCGTTTTAAAAACGTCGGCCACGTTTCCACGCCAATACCTTCAGTGTCGTGTCGCCCTTTCTCATTACCACTTAAAATCGACCCCCTAGGTTCAACAACGACACATCGAATGCCTTGACTGACAAAACGTTCAGCGACACCTGAAAAAGTGCCACCTGAACCCGCACCAGCCACAAAACAATCGATGTCCGGTAAATCGGTAAGAATTTCTGAAGCTAATGTATGTTGATACGCTTTTGGATTGTCTATCGTTTCAAATTGATTCGTATAAAACGCATGATGCGTTTGTGTGTAAGCCTGTGCTTGTTGTCGCGCACCCACCATCCCCTCTTCTCGAGGTGTCCGATAGATGGTTGCCCCTAAAGCACGCATCGTTGCCATTTTCTCTTCCGCAAAACCTTCTGGAGCGAAAATGACACAGTCGATATGATAAGGGATTGCAGCCATCAATAAACCAATGCCCGTATTGCCTGCAGTCGCCTCTACGACTGTTCCCCCTTCAAGTAAATCCCCTCTGTTTAACGCCTGTTCGATTAAATATTTTCCTAAACGGTCTTTAACGCTTCCGCCAGGATTATACATTTCTAATTTCGCATAAATTTGCACATCGTCCGTACTATAATGTGATAAGTTTACTAACGGTGTATTTCCGATTAAATCCAATTGCCGTAACTTCATACATGTTCATCCCTAATTCTTAGTTTTCAAATATGGATTATATTATATACAGCCATTTGATTCAATCGTTATAAATCATTTCTTTTATATTCAAACTATTCTGATAATAAAACGTCTTTCATTACGTTATACTATTTATAAGGAGGGAGCGCCATGATTCATCTTCAATTTAAAACAGACCTTACGAATGACGAAGCTATCGCACTTGCGCACGTATACCACTCAGTCGGCTGGAGGAGACATACGCCTGAAAACATCTCATTGATTTATCATCGAAGTACACATATCGTCTTAGCATATGACGACCATCAAATTATCGGTTGCGGACGTGCTTTATCTGATGGCGTCTTCAATGCGGCGATTTATGACATTGTAGTCCGTCCTTCATATCAAAATCAAGGCATTGGACAGCGCCTTGTTCATCAACTTGTCGAGGTTCTTGGTCCTTTATCTTGTATTCATTT
It contains:
- a CDS encoding PLP-dependent cysteine synthase family protein; the protein is MKLRQLDLIGNTPLVNLSHYSTDDVQIYAKLEMYNPGGSVKDRLGKYLIEQALNRGDLLEGGTVVEATAGNTGIGLLMAAIPYHIDCVIFAPEGFAEEKMATMRALGATIYRTPREEGMVGARQQAQAYTQTHHAFYTNQFETIDNPKAYQHTLASEILTDLPDIDCFVAGAGSGGTFSGVAERFVSQGIRCVVVEPRGSILSGNEKGRHDTEGIGVETWPTFLKREWIDAVEVVSDAKAFQHVKDLARYEGLLVGSSSGAALEGALQTAKRLEKGKIVVVFPDGSDRYLSKNIFTYGGMQDE
- a CDS encoding GNAT family N-acetyltransferase; translation: MIHLQFKTDLTNDEAIALAHVYHSVGWRRHTPENISLIYHRSTHIVLAYDDHQIIGCGRALSDGVFNAAIYDIVVRPSYQNQGIGQRLVHQLVEVLGPLSCIHLISTLGNETFYTHCGFKKLTTGMAIYQNPELASQYLE